AGGCTTCAAAAACTTCTTGGCATCCCCAACGAATTAATACACAAGCATTGAAGAACATTTATTGACATACCCATTTTGAGTAAAAGAAGAATCTCTAGCATATCTTAGTCTGTGGCCATCAGCAATTACCTCCCCAAGGAAACAAACCAGACAGCAGTTCAGACAAACGTCAACAGTGAAACCCATTCAACAATCCTCCTTTCAGCACCCAATCTCCAATATAGTCACTTAGTCAGGTTAGGCCTCACACGATGTACGGTTccacaaaaacccaaaaaaagcgCTGAACTGAGACGCCTAAAAGCTCCAAAACCAAAAGGTTCATTTTCCAGCAGGAAAGCATTTAAATTTTGCAGACAGTAAGATTAGAATAAAGGAAGTATTCCCGATTCAGTTAACAAATACACACAACGAACTCACACCAACTCTTGTCGTGCTTAGAACAGTATTGACGGTTCAAGAAAGGGGCAAAACGGGTCCCGCCACTTCTAATTTGGCCATCAATACAGCAAGGAATTCCAACGAAGAACTTCACGAGGCGATCAAGAACGGTCTAGACCACACGGTCGAAAGAGGTTCGACTGACCGGATGACATGCAGAACCAGAACCGCCACGCCCCCCACTCCAACACTCCAACCCCAACTCAAGACCCGCTGAAGTCAACGCGCGCAAGCACGATCAAGTTCACAACAAGAGCCCGCAGCGCAGCGACCAAATTGACCAGGAATCAAACTAAAACGGAAACAGCACGCAGCAACGACGAGAGAACCAAACGAAGAAGGACGGCCAAGTGTCGAGCGCGATCGAGACAGATGGGGTGGTCGGACGGAACCTTACCCAGAAAGCGTCGACACTTCTAGAGATAACTTCGACTTTTGCTTCCCACAACAGACAACAGAAAACTACAAGAACCAAGACGAATACTAGTAAACTCCATGAGTTGTTATAAGGACAACACTTTTAAGCCTTCGTTACCGTTCAAAGTCACCTGTTACAGCACAACccacctaaatttttcaatggaCAATCTTCTGCAGGCACGCGAGGTTTTGCTACACGAACCAAGATGAAGAATTCCATCACTTACCGAGAGGGTATCCACCCAGAGCTGAGAGACGAACCCCAAGCCAAGAGCAGATTCGATGCTGATCACTTGCTTCGCCACCATGCTCGATCGCCTCATCACCTGTCGCCCACCCCTCGCCCTCAATTTACTCTCCGATTCCTCTTCGCTCCTCAACGCGACGCCGgcatcgccgccgtcgccgcttaggagcacctcctcctcttccacACCGGACCGCGCCGGCTTTTCGGCGCCCAAGTTTCCGCCTTCCGCCGCATCACTCCCGCCGCTCCCACTTCCCTCCCTCGATCCCGCGCCGCCGCCTCGGTCCGTCTCCGAGCTGCGCCGCCGCATCACTGGAGCTGCTGCTCGAGCGAAGGGGAGCTCGAGCAGCTGCAGATCGAGCtgcagctcgagctcgctctcgagcgagcgttgctcccccttcggcgcggCAAATCTGGGCGAACAACGCTCGCTCAAGGCTCGAGCGAGCCGTCCCAGATCTGtcgcgccgaagggggagcaacgcttaccggagaaggaggagcaccgGAAACGTACCTGGAGTCACCGgagtgaggagtcgccggagagtCAGCCGAGTGGGAGCCGCCGGAGAGATGGGAGAGACGCCGGAAAAGGAAGAACGAAGCTTCAGCCGACGAGAGGAGCGACGAGcacgcacgaaggagaagagtTCGTCGcctttgttccgattttgttcttttgtttctttggtttttgttcttttgttccgtcgaagaagtgtttcttttcaaaagaaacaacttttttttgttttttttttcgttcctatttcgttccagaaacaaaaaaaaaaaaggaacaaaaacgcaaccaaacgcgtttctgttcctttttgttccctatTAAGCGcactttccgtacagaagtgtcttggaaacgtttctaagaaacgtttccatgcacgccctaagttTGTCAgtcaaactttttatttttctttcttttttttcttgtcttggCTACAAATGAAACAAAATAGAGAGATCACAGCGAAATCCCCCTGTATTTCCATGAAAATACTAACATCTCAAAATTTTCCTgactaaatataaaatattttagaaaagtACAACGAATTCTAGGTAATTAATTTGTTCCGATTAAATTGCCAGGATAAATAATTTGCAATTAGAGTTCAGCAAATTGTAGCCCACCAACTTGTTTATAAGAATATGCTGTGTGTGCTGAGAGAAGCGGCTGTTTCGGATTGTGCGGCGACGAAACACGGTGGAAGGGGAGTCCCTTATTGCGAAAGATGTCACTGAGGCAAGCAGTGTTGCATCTCCTTCAGCACCATTTGTGTAGATACAGTTGCTAAGGCGCTGTACTCTGATCGAGTGCTGTTTCGGTGCAGATAATTGGCAAGACGCCCCTGGTGTACCTCAACCGTGTGGTGGAGGGTTGTGTTGCCCGAATCGCTGCGAAGCTCGAAATGATGGAGCCCTGCTCAGGTGTCAAAGACAGGTTTGTAATTGGAATTTGAATACTGTGGTGTCCATTTCCAGTCAAATTACAGATTCCTCACGAT
This Eucalyptus grandis isolate ANBG69807.140 chromosome 7, ASM1654582v1, whole genome shotgun sequence DNA region includes the following protein-coding sequences:
- the LOC120285939 gene encoding uncharacterized protein LOC120285939 isoform X1 — protein: MRRRSSETDRGGGAGSREGSGSGGSDAAEGGNLGAEKPARSGVEEEEVLLSGDGGDAGVALRSEEESESKLRARGGRQVMRRSSMVAKQVISIESALGLGFVSQLWVDTLSFSVVCCGKQKSKLSLEVSTLSG
- the LOC120285939 gene encoding uncharacterized protein LOC120285939 isoform X2, with translation MRRRSSETDRGGGAGSREGSGSGGSDAAEGGNLGAEKPARSGVEEEEVLLSGDGGDAGVALRSEEESESKLRARGGRQVMRRSSMVAKQVISIESALGLGFVSQLWVDTLSVTLNGNEGLKVLSL